CGCCCGGCGTGGCGAAAAAAACGCCGTTGGGAAGCGTGACACGGCCGCCGCCGGTCCGCGCGGCGGCGCGCAGACCGCTGTCGTCGATGTCGGCGGTGGCGTTCACGTGGCCGGCCCACGCGCCGATGCCTTGCTTCGGGATGGCGAGCGAGACGTGGGGCGAGCGCGGGGAGCGGTATTCGTTTTTGAAGATTTGCGTGACGCGGTCGTTGAAATGAGCGTCGAGATTCACCGGCGAGAATGTCGCACCCTCGGCAGGCGGAACACTCCAATCGATGGGCGGATTCAAAAGCCGCTGCAATGCGGCCTCAAAATGCGAGCCCGCAGGAAATTCATCGGCATCGGAATAGATAATGCCGTCGCCGCTCCATGTGATTTCGACCTCCAATTTTTTCGCCGGGATCAAGCGTTCGATGGCGAGATATTGACCGGGCAAATTCCGCGCGTGCAGCGTCCGGGTCTCGCCGGTCGTGGTGCATGTGACCGTCGCAGTGCCGCTCAAGACGGGGACACGCAGCGTGACGGGCGCCGGTAGCGGGCCGTGTTGCTCGATGACGAATCTTTGCACCTTGCCGTCGCGCTCAAACGTGTAGCTCACGTCGGGATGCTTGATCGAGGCGCGCGTCCATTTTCCGGGGAAGCCGGGCGCGATGACAAGCTCGCCGGCAAGCGCGTCGGGCTGCACGCCGAAAAGCCCCTCGACCACCGCGCGCGAGGTCACGCCGCTGCCGTCGGCAAAATCGCGCTGGGACTCGCGGCGGTAAACGTCGAGATAGTTGAGCGAGCCGACGTTGCCCGGACAGATGCCCATGAACATGCTCGCGAGCAGCGAGCTTTTCATGAGCGTGAACGCGCGCTCCGGCACTCCGGCCTGCCAGAGACCGAGCGCGGCGTGGATGTTTTCGCCCATGACGACATTGTTGACCGACCAGGTGTAGGGCATCCAGTCGGTGGAGGAGCGCACGCGGTAATCCCCGTCGTCCGGCACGCCGGGACCGCGCACCGGAATGGCGGGGTAACGCGCATTGACGTATCGGGCCATTGAATACGCCTCCTCGCGCGTGACGAGGCCGGCGTCCATCGTGTGATAAAACGACCAGAGGCCGGGGCTTTCGTGGAGACGGCCCAGGCCGAGGAGATCGCGGAACTCGCCGAACATGCCCACGCCGGGCATCCAGAGAAACTCGCGCATGGCGCGGGCGATGAGCGCGGCCTCGCGTTCGTAGGGCGTGGCGTCGAGACCGAGGAGACGCGCGAGGCGGGCGGCCTGGGTGTTGTGATACCAGGCGTAGGCGGAGGCGTAGGTGACGCCGCCGCCGTGATACTGAAGATCGTCGCTGGCCCAGATCTGCGCGTAGGCCTCGTAGAGCGGAAGTCTCTCGGGGCCGAACTCGCGGCGGAAAAGGCGGCGCTGCCATGCCAAATGGCGCTCGATGACGGGCCACAACTCGCGGGCAAAATCGAAGTCGCCCGTCCAGAGGAAATGGCGGAAGAGCGCGTCGATATAGACGGTGTTCATGTCGTAGTGCGAGTTGGCCATGTCGCCGTTGCTGTGGAGCGCGGCCTCGCTGCGGGCGAGGTTGGCGTTCTCGTCGGGCGGCGGGAGCTTTGCGGGGACGGGATCGGTGTTCTGGCGCGTGGCCCAGTAGGCGAGATGGCGGCGGGCGCGGTCGTGCCAGCCGAGCGCGTCCATCGCGTAGGGGCCGCGCCAGCCGAGGAGCTTGGAGCGCCACGCGATCGCGCCGTGCATGACCGCGCCCTGCGGCTCGTCCCAGACGGCGTCGGCGCCGATGTTGAGCGCGGCGACGGCGGCATTGATGAAGGGGTCGGGCGTCTCGACCGCGATTTGCGAGCGCACGGCCGCGAAATGCGCGGCGGCCTCGCCAAAGACGCGCGGCAGGTCGGCGGCGGCGCAGGCGGGCGCGAGCGGGATGGGCACGGGCACGGGTTTCGCGCCGGGGCGGCCGGCGGAGGTGACGGCGGCGTAATCGGCGAGCTCGGTGGAGACGGCGGCGGCGGAAGCGCCACCCGTATCTGTTTCCTGAATACGTTGCAGGCAAAGGAAGAGCGGCCCGACGCCGCCGGCTCCGGCGAGCGGCATCACGGCGGTGACGACCGGGGACTGCGGCACGGACGCGCCGCCGGCCGCGGAGGCGAGGAGCGCGGCGGGCGAGGACCAGTACGCGGCATCGGCCAGCGCGAGCCTCGCGGCGGCGGGGAACAGCCCGGCGATGGTCGCGGGGCGCGCGCGCAGCGTGAAGCGCGGGCCTTCGAGCGCGAAGGCGTTTCCGGCGCAGGCCTCGGGCTTGAGCTGGAAATACTCGCCGATGGGCACGGCCTCGGTGCCGATGTCGCCGTCGCGTTTGCCGCGTCTGCCATTGAGTCCGCCGTAGGCCGCGATGAGTTCGAGGCCGCCGACGGATGCGGGCGCGAGGTTTTTCGCCTCGACGCGCACGATGAGGCCGTCGGTCTGGTGGAGCGCAATGGCGTGGAGGCGCAGCACGGCATCCGCGCCGAGGAGCGGGTCGCGGATTTCGTAAAGCATTTCGCCGGGGCGGTAGCGGGCGGTGACGCGGGCGGCCTCGTGCAGCCATTTCGCGGAGCCGTCCGCCGCGCGGATGCCGAGGCGGAGGTTGCCGCCGCGACCGGGCAGGTAGAGCGAAAACTCGGGCATGTCGCCGGCATCGACACGGAAGGCGGTGTGGCCGCCGTAGAGCGGGCGGTTGAAAAACTCGCCGCCATTTTCGATGACGAAGTCGTGCCCGTCGGGCGCATAACGCAGCGGACGCTCGATGTTGTGGACAAGATTGGGCTGGAGGCCGCGCGGCTGGAACATTTGCGCGGCGGGCGCAGGCACGGACGCGGCAGAGAGCGCGAGGGGAATTGCGAGGAGGGCGAGGCGCGGGAACAGGGCGGAAGTTGGTTTCATTGGGCAGACAAGTCGAGGGCGGGCGGGACGGCTCGCCTTATCCAAGCACATGAAATGCGGCGGGAAACTCCTTTTGACATCGGACAGTTTGCAGGGCGGTTCTCCAAGAGGGATGCGCCCGGACTCTTTCCGCCGGTCCCGCGCCGCCGCGGGACGCGGGCATGGGGCGCGTTTCGGCGCAAAAAAGCCCGCGCCGTTTCGTGCGCGGGACTCGATCGGCGAATGATGCGTGGCGGAGAGTTCCCGTCCCGCATCGCGCGCGGAGGGATTCACTTCATCCAGCTCTTGAGCATCCAGACGATCTTCTGGTGCCACTGGAGGCGGGCGATGGCCATGTCCTGCGTCTCGGCGTCCTCGGCCTCGCCGGCGGCATCGCGCAGGGCGGTGAAATCCTTGATGGTCTTTTCGTGGGCCTCGAGCAGGCTCGTCACGTAGTCGCGGGCCGAAAGGGGGCCGGAAGGCTCCTGCAGGCCGGACACCTTGGCGAAACGCCCCAGCCCGCCGATGGCATAGGCCTTGAGAAACCGGATGCGCTCGGCCAGTTCGTCCACCGCGGTGAAGAGATCCTGGTATTGCTCCTCAAACGCCGTGTGCAGCGAGAAGAAGTTCGGGCCCTCGACATTCCAGTGCGCGCTATGCGTGAGCGCCATCAGCGAGTAGGAGTCGGCAAGGACGAGGTCGAGCAACTCGACCACGGGAGAGGCGGATTTGGATTTTTTGGATTTTTTCATAAGCGGATGGGATGAGTGAACCAGAAACGAAAATCCCTTTCAAGCAACGAGACCATGTATTTTCCGCACACCATGGATTTTGCCGGACATCCTAGAAAAACAAAATCCCCGGGCGCGGGGCGACCGGGGAAAAGGAAAACGCACTCGATGGCGCGTGGCGCGAAACTCAGGCCTCGGCCGCGGCAGGCTCGGCGGCGGGGGCGTTTTTGCGGGCTTTTTTGATGAGGCCCTTGGCGGTATCGGTCGGGAGCGCGCCCTTGGACAGCCAGTATTCGGCGCGGGCGACATCGAGGGAAAGCTGCTCCTTCTTCGAGCGGGGCGTATAGGTGCCGAGAATTTCGACCGCCGCGCCATCACGACGTGAACGGGCTTCGGCCACGACCACGTGGTAAATCGGGTTGTGAGTGGCGCCGATGCGGGAAAGACGGATTTTGAGAGCCATGTGATTAACTTTTACGGAGACTGTTTTTGGAAAAGTCGGTTAATGCACCGCCCCGCGCAAGCAATGTCAAGCGCACTCTTGCAAAGGTAAAACGATGCGCCGCATTTGTAAAAAACAGGCGCTGGACGGCGCGGTCGCGCTTCCGGAGGAAAACCAGGCGCCGCCAACGCAATTCCGCGCTCCGAAACCGCGCCTCCTGCCACCTCAATCGCCCCGGTGCCGCTCCCCCACCCGCTTGCGGGGTCGGTCGGCCGCCCGGACCGGAGAACTTCCCGCGCGTCGAATGGCTCCGAATCCGGCGCGCCGGGTGGGTCGCGGAGTGTCTCGAATCCGCCCGGCCCTCCGGCGTCCAGCCAGCCTTCTCCAGAGCGGCAGGCAAGAGGCGCGCACGGCGGCCCCGCGCGCGGTGCGGCAGCCTGTCCGTCCATCCGCTGGTGACGCGAAACGCGGTGATTTATAAATTTAACCTTATCGAAACATGGCTATTATAAAAAATTAAGCGGCCATGATTCGTCCGGTCGCGTCAAAATAATGCTAACAGGCGAAAATCAGCGGCAACTCAGGCCACCACGCAAGATTGCAGCAGTTCATGTGCTAACCACAGGCGATGCCATTATCAGGTTAATTAATGCAGCCGCATTCTTGCAAATTAATATATAATTAACCAGATCTGCCTCACTGAGTTAATTATATGTCAGTTAACTGCGTCTGTATTTCATTGTCTCGACAGATCACATCCAAGATACAGAACCAACCATGCTGAATAAATTTGGTCCACATCATGCAGTCAACGACCCGGTGCCGAAATATGGCGCGACTCGCGCGATTTCATGGAATCTACTACAAAATATAAGGGATTAGACCCTAGGCTCGCGACCTTCCTGGGAAACATGACTACGCGAGCCCGCCGGATTCGACATACCGGCGCGGACGAAGAACGCCTGCCTGAGATCCATCCGCTCGCGATGCCGGAGTGGGCATTGCACGGCATGTTTGCCCAAGGGCGCATAGTTGCCTGGGAAGGCGAGACGAGCCCGCTTTCCGCATCCTGCATCTTTCCGTCCACACCCGCGTTCATCCAGGCGCTGGCCCTGGACCAGGGACGCCGCTGGCATGAAATCATACACCCCGCGGACCAGACCCGGGTAAACAACTACTTTGGCGAACTCCCGCGCGACGGTCGCCCGCAATCCATCGAATACCGGCTTGTCGACAGAAACGGCAAGGACCTCTGGATACGGCATTCCATTGTGGATGTGGAGCCTCGCGACGGCAAAACCACCATCCGGGGATTCGTGGCGGACATCCAGGCCGAGAAAGCCAGCCAGCTCGAAAGCATCCAGGCGGGCGAGCGGGAGAAAAACCGCATCGCCCAGGATTTGCACGATGACCTGTGCCAGGTGCTGGCCGGCATCAGCCTGCTCATGCGCGCAACCGAGGATCGCATCATGGGACGGCTCCCGCAGGAGGCGAAGCAATTTCAGGAACTCAACCGCCAGCTCGGCGCCGCGATGGAGCGCACGCGCTCGCTCGCCCACGGGTTGTTCACCGACGCCATCCAGTTCAAGGACATCCGCGACGCGCTGGAAGACCTCGCCCGGCAGGTGCACATCCGCTTCGGCGTCGAGATCCGC
This genomic stretch from Termitidicoccus mucosus harbors:
- a CDS encoding histidine kinase, with amino-acid sequence MTTRARRIRHTGADEERLPEIHPLAMPEWALHGMFAQGRIVAWEGETSPLSASCIFPSTPAFIQALALDQGRRWHEIIHPADQTRVNNYFGELPRDGRPQSIEYRLVDRNGKDLWIRHSIVDVEPRDGKTTIRGFVADIQAEKASQLESIQAGEREKNRIAQDLHDDLCQVLAGISLLMRATEDRIMGRLPQEAKQFQELNRQLGAAMERTRSLAHGLFTDAIQFKDIRDALEDLARQVHIRFGVEIRTQFPAFIPAHTSSQVVQIYRIAQEAMSNSVRHGGATEITLALAPSPGHERMQLTVQDNGRGLPQTQSAKAGMGWHSMQCRADLLGADIHLYNDGPGGAVLRLIYPVFQ
- a CDS encoding Dps family protein, with protein sequence MKKSKKSKSASPVVELLDLVLADSYSLMALTHSAHWNVEGPNFFSLHTAFEEQYQDLFTAVDELAERIRFLKAYAIGGLGRFAKVSGLQEPSGPLSARDYVTSLLEAHEKTIKDFTALRDAAGEAEDAETQDMAIARLQWHQKIVWMLKSWMK
- the rpsP gene encoding 30S ribosomal protein S16 translates to MALKIRLSRIGATHNPIYHVVVAEARSRRDGAAVEILGTYTPRSKKEQLSLDVARAEYWLSKGALPTDTAKGLIKKARKNAPAAEPAAAEA
- a CDS encoding DUF4450 domain-containing protein — translated: MKPTSALFPRLALLAIPLALSAASVPAPAAQMFQPRGLQPNLVHNIERPLRYAPDGHDFVIENGGEFFNRPLYGGHTAFRVDAGDMPEFSLYLPGRGGNLRLGIRAADGSAKWLHEAARVTARYRPGEMLYEIRDPLLGADAVLRLHAIALHQTDGLIVRVEAKNLAPASVGGLELIAAYGGLNGRRGKRDGDIGTEAVPIGEYFQLKPEACAGNAFALEGPRFTLRARPATIAGLFPAAARLALADAAYWSSPAALLASAAGGASVPQSPVVTAVMPLAGAGGVGPLFLCLQRIQETDTGGASAAAVSTELADYAAVTSAGRPGAKPVPVPIPLAPACAAADLPRVFGEAAAHFAAVRSQIAVETPDPFINAAVAALNIGADAVWDEPQGAVMHGAIAWRSKLLGWRGPYAMDALGWHDRARRHLAYWATRQNTDPVPAKLPPPDENANLARSEAALHSNGDMANSHYDMNTVYIDALFRHFLWTGDFDFARELWPVIERHLAWQRRLFRREFGPERLPLYEAYAQIWASDDLQYHGGGVTYASAYAWYHNTQAARLARLLGLDATPYEREAALIARAMREFLWMPGVGMFGEFRDLLGLGRLHESPGLWSFYHTMDAGLVTREEAYSMARYVNARYPAIPVRGPGVPDDGDYRVRSSTDWMPYTWSVNNVVMGENIHAALGLWQAGVPERAFTLMKSSLLASMFMGICPGNVGSLNYLDVYRRESQRDFADGSGVTSRAVVEGLFGVQPDALAGELVIAPGFPGKWTRASIKHPDVSYTFERDGKVQRFVIEQHGPLPAPVTLRVPVLSGTATVTCTTTGETRTLHARNLPGQYLAIERLIPAKKLEVEITWSGDGIIYSDADEFPAGSHFEAALQRLLNPPIDWSVPPAEGATFSPVNLDAHFNDRVTQIFKNEYRSPRSPHVSLAIPKQGIGAWAGHVNATADIDDSGLRAAARTGGGRVTLPNGVFFATPGEPEAPNILFTSLWDNYPGEAAVRLEGRARHAYFLMAGSTNWMQSRIDNGEVIVTYADGTNTRLALRNPDTWWPIEQDLFYDDYQFRCDTPPPARLNLKTGEFRALDADEFKGNGRTIPGGAATVLHLPLDPKKELRSLTLRTLSNEVVIGLMAVTLER